A window of the Thermodesulfobacteriota bacterium genome harbors these coding sequences:
- a CDS encoding manganese efflux pump MntP family protein: protein MDYLTLLLVAFGLSMDAFAVSVTNGMTILRHQRANRALKIGVFFGSFQALMPLIGWSIGLGLKDLISSVDHWVAFGLLSLIGLKMIYESTKMGGEKTEKASLSLWVLLMLSIATSIDAFAVGISFAILDLSIVAPILLIGTVTFGVSFLGVFIGNKTGHFFEKKIEVIGGLILIGIGLKILIEHLGL, encoded by the coding sequence TTCTTGTAGCCTTTGGATTATCGATGGATGCCTTTGCGGTCTCGGTCACCAACGGCATGACCATCCTCCGACATCAGCGAGCGAATCGGGCGCTGAAAATAGGGGTTTTTTTCGGTTCCTTCCAGGCCTTGATGCCCTTGATCGGCTGGTCCATCGGGCTCGGGCTGAAAGACCTCATCTCGAGCGTCGACCATTGGGTGGCCTTCGGGCTCCTCAGCCTGATCGGCTTGAAGATGATCTACGAATCGACGAAGATGGGGGGAGAAAAAACCGAGAAGGCCTCTCTAAGCCTCTGGGTGCTCCTTATGCTTTCGATCGCCACCAGCATCGACGCCTTCGCGGTTGGGATCAGCTTTGCCATCCTGGACCTTTCGATCGTGGCGCCGATCCTCCTCATCGGAACCGTGACTTTCGGCGTATCCTTCCTCGGCGTCTTTATCGGAAACAAGACGGGTCACTTCTTCGAGAAGAAGATCGAGGTCATAGGGGGGCTTATTTTAATCGGCATCGGCCTCAAGATCCTGATCGAACATTTAGGACTCTAA
- a CDS encoding lipid-binding SYLF domain-containing protein, protein MVKITGALMCSILLVGIIMAPAEAKTANTINAEVNAALKLFEQKVKGGREFLQAARGVLVIPNLVKAGLGIGGMYGEGALRVGGKTVAYYSLAGGSVGFQIGAQKTHLLLVFMDEEALKQFRRGSGWKAGVDGSVAFIDVGAGKSLDTLNIKDPIVAFLFGQKGLMANATVEGSKFTRLTK, encoded by the coding sequence ATGGTGAAGATCACCGGCGCTCTTATGTGTTCAATCCTTTTGGTAGGAATTATCATGGCCCCGGCCGAGGCCAAAACGGCCAATACGATCAATGCGGAGGTCAATGCTGCCTTGAAGCTCTTCGAGCAGAAGGTCAAGGGAGGCAGGGAATTTCTGCAGGCGGCCCGGGGCGTCCTCGTGATCCCCAACCTCGTCAAGGCGGGCCTCGGAATCGGAGGGATGTACGGGGAAGGGGCGCTGAGGGTCGGCGGCAAGACGGTGGCCTATTACAGCCTCGCAGGAGGCTCTGTGGGATTTCAGATCGGAGCCCAGAAGACCCATCTGCTCCTCGTTTTTATGGATGAAGAAGCGCTCAAGCAGTTCCGGAGGGGCTCGGGTTGGAAAGCGGGGGTTGACGGCTCTGTCGCCTTCATCGATGTCGGAGCCGGAAAATCCCTGGATACCCTGAACATCAAGGACCCCATCGTTGCCTTCCTCTTCGGCCAGAAGGGGTTGATGGCAAACGCAACGGTGGAGGGCTCCAAATTCACCCGGTTGACCAAATGA